In a genomic window of Gossypium arboreum isolate Shixiya-1 chromosome 7, ASM2569848v2, whole genome shotgun sequence:
- the LOC108451150 gene encoding trans-Golgi network-localized SYP41-interacting protein 1-like isoform X4, whose protein sequence is MNQLDRGGEAKFEVDGRLTLSGHGECDEPLEGATPGVTSMEGASNETEEAFSRDASIVSTGASSSSWEDGSLAASSQLTNEQAPDVIPYSPVKEEQEMCPSFSDYGEGNSLEGNQQYLPEVSFVSEDLGHERSLQMTRLISSNLILSLARGGTPVKLSQLVEAIRSLDEDEYRLLLNSHESVSLEISGTDNLSPSYHPDIFEKLKEELYLTSFSKDIFYLKLSEQSDLHMESERHCHQLLDEISLLHSSINKVHETNACLGEELAQCRSELQISGSGREELQNELNTALLQIEEFSSRANELQSSLVRSQEDLSSLFSELSEYKNQVATLQADNVNLNRTVYSLTDERSTIAQEKESSLLENEKLLLELARYKDLVITSQVESEQLNMNLASLTEERKALVDEKMLSLQENEKLRTELADCKSLISALQVEHSNIINLAIMSEERIKLEEEKELLAQGKEKAALDLEECKDLLASLQLEKSKLNGELAFVTEERKKLEEDKDYFIHENERLASELLVLQEQLTRQNGEQMQLEAELKVLTVHLEKLMEENSFLNASLDVHKAKLVETDSRGNQNIEAGSQVKGLGVSREVLENAANYEPSCFIPLKQDPDESTVVSEKLGPNDVVGGSSLVLLEQEVFDDSSGFLVLKGHLKEAERILQNLEMTIEQMHSHSVSLQHSISKSAAPGVSNLTKASEPQVHHDEPEVERRDLPEYQLLGDLFNSTKEVTENLRALLKLLGQDADDASFLYRGERDCRKSANFTFQEHRVLHETLKEYSDILHASNIELGVLYEASKQHAYGIEAKYNELKVLHEALKQQESSLSSENAELGKKLSEYQLKLTEMQSQFSDLKQRSDDTTSALNQQFKNSQKEAAERALMPELELRSMVTQIVETVRRLDLSVGQVSNFSFSDNSSDISDLNSRLAISVDSAINNIRELQEQLEIAHAGHDAILNSYKEVDEKYNDLHRNNEFMVGMLHELYNDLKKLVIDSCVLVGEPEMNTQVEKLPDPLDYSKYKILIEQLENVLGERLQLQSVNDQLNLEMMNRTRDVVEMRRECLHSNAIQKLIEQVENVVKLDDSETDSDRTPGSHLELLVCLLVKKYKDIDQQVSNRGEDLGSKMFGLTEVEEKIHQLDALRLQQEFEILTLKESLRQKEEALQTAHSELLKKVSEIEQSEQRVSSVREKLSIAVAKGKGLVVQRDGLKQSLAETSAELERLSQELQVKDAQLQELEIKLKTYSEAGERVEALESELSYIRNSATALRESFLLKDSVLQRIEEILEDLDLPEHFHSRDIIEKVDWLARSTTDNSLPAPDWEQKSSVGGSYSDAGFVTVDTWKEDAQPTLTSGDDWRRKYEDLESKFYGLAEQNEMLEQSLMERNHLVQRWEELLGRIDMPSQMRSIEPEEKIEWLGGALSEANHDKNSLQKKIDDLQNYFGSVAADLEESEKRISDLDSDLQSVALEREHLSERLDALTSDNHNLAAKATQFEVENEKLQIKVSGLKEELDKRIEEEEENLLKMEGEIRRLQYLVCDVLQDPEAKDLGSGGSSTASLEGLLKKLIENYTNLKSVNPEPVDIEIDQTKLCDPTLDQAGSRDALTSQEDVASLKKELEEVQHDLMQAKEERDEYFGKHQSLLHEVQALERKGEELQGLLNQEEQKSAFVREKLNVAVRKGKSLVQQRDGLKKTIEEMNAELERLKSELSNQENALADYELKMRDFSTYPQKVEALEADNLFLRNHLTETERMLEEKRHTLNGILNAIADIDAGVEIDTFDPVEKLGQIGKVCHDLHASVSSSKQESQKSKRAAELLLAELNEVQERNDGLQEDLAKISVELTEVTKDREVAEAAKLEVLSRLEELSTVHSEGKRKQYSELMMLQSCVNEVTKGFNDIQNLLYIAFMKDLEFLQNLEVNIKLCLEGDDAQDVAGLPYSISSDLEDKVNFQSTDTSSIANIQEPVDDNAIVEVCSSIWHHLQDLTTEITALKEKFIGCSKSLHERGYSLWNVVGILHRERNSQNESFEDMRRNIMHLESIGKEKDMEIVVLRRNVALLYEACANLVLEIENGKAELLGNSSTTADLELAGALALGGQNRVLSEEQIKTMADKLLSTMKDFLSMKYQIAEGSQREMKITVENLRKDLQEKDIQKDQICAELVGQIKLAEAAAMNYSRDLQSSKTLVHDLEKELEVVKEENKSVQQRVKELQDVQANSVELHDRVKSLTDVLSSKDQEIEALMQALDEEEVQMEELTKKNEELEKVLQQKNIDLENLEASHGKVVKKLSITVSKFDELRDLSQSLLIKIEQLQSELQDRDAEISFLRQEVTRCTNDLLAASQMNSKRESNEIHEFLTWFEGIVSCVGLPHLHFDMKDIQVPEYKEIIQKKLSSITSELENLRVAAQSKDELLQAERTKVEELTRMEETLKKTLQEKESLLNLLEGAGDVDHAASANSEIVQVEPVINQWAVPGNSSASQVRSLRKVNNDQVAIHIDSDDVSNSRLEDEDEDKVHGFKSLTTSRIVPRFTRPVSDMIDGLWVSCDRALMRQPALRLAIMIYWAILHSLLAAFVF, encoded by the exons ATGAATCAGCTTGATAGAGGTGGTGAAGCAAAGTTTGAAGTTGATGGTAGGCTTACTTTGTCTGGGCACGGTGAATGTGATGAACCTCTTGAAGGGGCTACTCCAGGAGTAACTAGCATGGAGGGGGCATCCAATGAGACAGAGGAGGCCTTCAGCAGAGATGCTAGCATTGTATCTACTGGGGCATCTAGCAGTTCCTGGGAAGATGGAAGTTTGGCTGCTAGTTCTCAATTGACAAATGAACAGGCCCCAGATGTAATACCCTATTCACCTGTCAAAGAAGAACAAGAAATGTGCCCTTCATTTTCTGATTACGGTGAGGGCAACAGTTTAGAAGGAAATCAACAATACTTACCAGAGGTCTCCTTTGTGTCTGAAGATCTAGGTCATGAAAGATCTCTTCAGATGACAAGATTGATTTCATCAAATCTGATTCTGTCTCTTGCCAGAGGTGGTACTCCAGTCAAACTCTCTCAGCTAGTAGAGGCGATTAGAAGTCTTGATGAAGATGAATATAGGCTTTTGCTGAACTCTCACGAATCTGTTTCCCTTGAAATAAGTGGGACCGATAATCTATCACCTTCCTACCATCCAGATATATTCGAGAAATTAAAAGAGGAGTTGTATCTCACAAGTTTTTCAAAAGATATATTTTACTTAAAGCTTTCTGAGCAGTCAGATCTGCATATGGAATCTGAACGGCATTGTCATCAGCTTCTTGATGAAATATCTCTTCTTCATTCTTCCATCAACAAGGTTCATGAGACGAATGCCTGCCTTGGAGAAGAGCTAGCACAATGTAGGTCTGAACTCCAGATTTCTGGAAGTGGAAGGGAGGAGTTGCAGAACGAACTTAATACTGCTTTGTTGCAAATTGAGGAATTTTCTTCTAGAGCAAATGAGTTGCAGAGCAGCCTGGTAAGGTCACAAGAGGATTTATCAAGCCTTTTTTCTGAATTGTCTGAGTACAAGAATCAGGTGGCCACTTTGCAGGCAGATAATGTGAACTTGAATAGGACCGTTTATTCTCTGACTGATGAGAGAAGCACAATTGCACAGGAAAAGGAATCTTCTCTCCTTGAGAATGAAAAACTGTTACTGGAGTTAGCTAGATACAAGGACTTGGTGATCACTTCCCAGGTGGAGAGTGAGCAGTTAAACATGAATCTTGCTTCGCTGACAGAGGAGAGAAAGGCACTTGTGGATGAGAAAATGTTGTCCCTTCAGGAAAATGAGAAGCTACGGACAGAATTAGCTGATTGCAAAAGCTTGATTTCAGCTTTACAGGTGGAACATTCTAATATAATCAATCTTGCTATAATGTCAGAAGAAAGAATAAAGCTTGAAGAAGAGAAGGAGTTGCTTGCACAAGGGAAAGAGAAAGCTGCTCTTGATTTGGAAGAGTGTAAAGATTTGTTGGCTTCTTTACAACTTGAAAAATCCAAATTGAATGGTGAACTTGCTTTCGTTACAGAGGAGAGAAAGAAGCTTGAGGAGGACAAGGATTATTTCATCCATGAGAATGAAAGACTTGCTTCTGAGCTCCTTGTTCTTCAAGAGCAGTTAACTAGACAGAATGGGGAACAGATGCAACTTGAGGCTGAACTAAAAGTATTAACAGTACACCTAGAGAAGCTAATGGAGGAAAATAGTTTCCTCAATGCCAGTTTGGATGTGCATAAGGCCAAGTTAGTGGAAACTGATAGTAGGGGAAACCAGAATATTGAAGCCGGGAGTCAAGTAAAAGGTCTGGGTGTGAGTAGGGAGGTCCTTGAAAATGCTGCCAACTATGAACCTTCCTGCTTCATACCTTTGAAGCAGGATCCTGACGAATCTACTGTGGTATCGGAGAAACTTGGACCTAATGACGTTGTTGGTGGGTCATCACTTGTGCTGCTTGAACAGGAAGTCTTTGATGATTCTTCTGGATTTCTAGTCCTGAAGGGACACTTGAAGGAGGCTGAGAGAATATTGCAAAACCTTGAAATGACAATTGAACAGATGCACTCTCATTCAGTCTCATTACAGCACTCCATCAGTAAATCAGCTGCACCAGGAGTATCAAATCTAACTAAAGCCTCTGAACCACAGGTGCATCATGATGAACCTGAGGTTGAGAGGAGAGATTTGCCTGAATATCAGTTACTGGGAGACCTGTTTAATTCAACTAAAGAGGTAACAGAAAATTTAAGAGCTCTGCTTAAGCTCTTGGGTCAAGATGCTGATGATGCCAGTTTTCTTTATAGAGGAGAGAGGGATTGTAGAAAATCTgctaatttcacatttcaagagCACAGGGTTCTACATGAAACTTTGAAGGAATACAGCGACATTCTCCACGCATCCAACATTGAACTGGGGGTTCTGTATGAAGCTTCTAAGCAACATGCTTATGGCATTGAAGCTAAGTACAATGAACTTAAGGTTCTACATGAAGCTCTAAAGCAGCAAGAAAGTAGCCTCAGTTCGGAAAATGCTGAGCTTGGCAAGAAGTTGAGTGAGTATCAGTTGAAACTTACTGAAATGCAGAGTCAATTCTCTGATTTAAAGCAAAGGTCAGATGATACTACTTCTGCTTTAAATCAACAGTTCAAAAATTCGCAGAAGGAAGCAGCTGAGAGGGCTTTGATGCCTGAACTAGAATTGAGATCTATGGTTACTCAGATTGTGGAGACAGTCAGGAGACTTGATTTGTCTGTTGGGCAAGTTTCTAACTTCAGCTTCTCAGATAACAGCAGTGATATCTCAGATCTGAATAGCCGGCTTGCTATTTCTGTTGATTCTGCCATTAACAATATCCGAGAGCTACAAGAGCAACTAGAAATTGCTCATGCAGGTCATGATGCAATATTGAATTCATACAAAGAAGTAGATGAGAAGTATAATGATTTGCATAGGAATAATGAATTCATGGTAGGGATGCTACATGAattgtataatgatctgaagaaACTTGTGATTGATTCATGCGTTTTGGTGGGTGAGCCTGAAATGAATACGCAAGTTGAGAAGCTGCCTGATCCCTTAGACTACAGCAAGTATAAGATCCTCATTGAACAACTGGAGAACGTTTTGGGTGAAAGGCTCCAGCTTCAGTCTGTTAATGACCAGCTGAATTTAGAAATGATGAATAGGACAAGAGACGTTGTGGAAATGAGGAGAGAATGCCTTCATTCTAATGCCATTCAAAAGCTTATTGAACAGGTTGAGAATGTTGTAAAACTGGACGACTCTGAGACTGACTCAGATAGAACTCCTGGTTCCCACCTTGAATTGTTAGTTTGTTTGCTTGTCAAGAAATACAAAGACATTGATCAACAGGTGAGTAATCGTGGAGAGGATCTTGGATCTAAGATGTTTGGGTTGACAGAAGTAGAGGAAAAGATACATCAGTTAGATGCCTTGAGACTTCAGCAGGAATTTGAAATCCTCACTCTGAAAGAAAGTTTGCGCCAGAAAGAAGAAGCCCTTCAGACTGCACATTCTGAGTTACTGAAAAAAGTAAGTGAAATTGAACAGTCAGAACAGCGGGTATCTTCTGTTAGGGAGAAGCTTAGCATTGCTGTGGCAAAGGGGAAAGGTTTGGTGGTGCAGCGTGATGGTCTTAAGCAGTCACTTGCAGAGACATCTGCTGAACTAGAGAGACTCTCACAGGAATTACAGGTAAAAGATGCCCAGCTtcaggagttagaaataaaactgaAGACTTACTCGGAGGCAGGTGAGCGTGTGGAAGCTTTGGAATCTGAACTTTCATACATACGCAATTCAGCTACTGCATTAAGAGAATCATTTCTTCTCAAAGACTCTGTACTGCAGAGAATTGAAGAGATTTTAGAAGACTTAGACCTGCCTGAGCATTTCCATTCTAGAGATATCATTGAAAAGGTTGATTGGTTAGCAAGGTCCACCACTGATAATTCTTTGCCTGCCCCAGATTGGGAGCAGAAAAGTTCTGTTGGAGGCTCCTACTCTGATGCGGGTTTTGTCACTGTTGATACCTGGAAAGAAGATGCACAACCAACCTTAACTTCAGGGGATGACTGGAGAAGAAAATATGAGGACCTTGAGAGCAAGTTTTATGGGTTGGCAGAACAAAATGAAATGCTTGAGCAGTCCTTGATGGAAAGAAACCACTTGGTGCAAAGATGGGAGGAACTTTTGGGCAGAATTGATATGCCTTCACAGATGCGGTCCATTGAACCCGAGGAAAAGATTGAATGGCTAGGTGGGGCACTTTCAGAGGCTAATCATGATAAAAATTCTTTGCAGAAGAAGATTGATGACCTTCAAAATTATTTTGGGTCAGTAGCTGCTGATTTGGAAGAGTCTGAAAAGAGAATATCAGATCTTGACTCAGACCTTCAATCAGTTGCCCTTGAGAGGGAGCACCTTTCTGAAAGATTGGATGCTTTGACTTCTGATAATCATAACCTTGCAGCAAAGGCAACTCAATTTGAAGTTGAGAATGAAAAACTTCAGATTAAAGTTAGTGGTTTGAAGGAAGAATTGGATAAGAGGATTGAGGAAGAGGAGGAGAATCTTCTCAAGATGGAGGGTGAAATAAGGAGATTGCAGTACTTGGTTTGTGATGTGTTACAGGATCCTGAAGCAAAAGATTTGGGTTCTGGTGGCAGTAGTACTGCATCATTAGAAGGATTACTGAAGAAGCTTATAGAGAATTACACTAATCTCAAGTCTGTGAATCCTGAACCTGTGGATATTGAAATCGACCAGACTAAGCTATGTGATCCAACCCTTGATCAAGCTGGAAGCAGAGATGCTCTAACTAGCCAGGAGGATGTAGCTTCTTTGAAAAAAGAACTGGAGGAAGTGCAGCATGACTTGATGCAAGCGAAGGAGGAAAGAGATGAATACTTCGGAAAGCATCAATCTTTGCTTCATGAAGTTCAAGCACTTGAAAGGAAAGGAGAGGAGTTGCAAGGGCTACTTAATCAAGAAGAGCAGAAGTCAGCTTTTGTGAGAGAAAAGTTAAATGTTGCTGTTAGAAAAGGGAAATCTTTGGTGCAACAACGGGATGGTCTGAAGAAAACAATTGAAGAGATGAATGCTGAGCTGGAACGCTTGAAATCTGAGCTTAGCAACCAGGAAAATGCTCTGGCTGATTATGAACTAAAGATGAGGGACTTCTCCACTTACCCCCAAAAAGTAGAAGCCTTAGAAGCTGACAATTTGTTCTTGAGGAATCATTTGACAGAAACCGAACGCATGTTGGAGGAGAAAAGACATACTTTAAATGGGATATTAAATGCAATAGCTGACATTGATGCTGGTGTTGAAATTGATACCTTTGATCCAGTGGAGAAGTTGGGACAAATTGGGAAAGTGTGCCATGATTTGCATGCCTCTGTGTCATCTTCTAAACAAGAGTCGCAGAAGTCCAAGAGAGCTGCAGAGCTACTGCTTGCAGAGTTGAATGAAGTTCAAGAGAGAAACGATGGTCTTCAGGAAGATCTAGCCAAAATTTCGGTTGAGCTTACAGAAGTCACGAAGGATAGGGAGGTGGCAGAGGCTGCAAAACTTGAAGTTCTTTCACGGCTCGAAGAGTTATCTACAGTTCACTCtgaaggaaaaagaaaacagTATTCTGAATTAATGATGCTACAGTCCTGTGTGAATGAAGTCACAAAGGGCTTCAATGATATTCAAAATCTACTTTACATTGCTTTTATGAAGGACTTGGAATTTTTGCAAAATTTGGAGGTTAACATTAAGTTGTGCTTGGAAGGGGATGATGCCCAAGATGTGGCTGGCTTGCCATACAGTATCTCCAGTGATTTAGAGGACAAG GTGAACTTTCAATCCACAGATACTTCATCAATTGCCAACATACAGGAACCTGTGGATGACAATGCTATAGTTGAAGTTTGCAGTTCAATCTGGCATCACCTGCAGGATTTGACAACTGAAATTACTGCACTCAAAGAAAAGTTCATTGGGTGCTCAAAATCATTGCATGAACGAGGTTACAGTCTATGGAACGTAGTGGGAATCTTGCATAGAGAGAGAAATTCTCAAAATGAATCTTTTGAAGATATGAGGAGGAATATTATGCATTTAGAATCAATTGGGAAAGAGAAAGACATGGAGATAGTTGTCTTGAGAAGGAATGTTGCCTTGCTTTATGAAGCTTGTGCTAATTTGGTCTTGGAAATTGAAAATGGAAAAGCCGAGCTGTTAGGAAATAGTTCAACTACTGCAGATCTGGAATTAGCTGGAGCACTTGCACTTGGCGGACAAAACAGAGTTTTGTCCGAGGAACAAATCAAGACTATGGCTGATAAACTTTTATCAACAATGAAAGATTTTTTGAGCATGAAATATCAAATTGCTGAAGGAAGCCAAAGGGAGATGAAAATTACTGTAGAAAATTTACGGAAAGATCTTCAGGAGAAGGACATCCAAAAAGATCAGATATGCGCAGAGCTTGTTGGTCAAATTAAGTTAGCTGAAGCTGCTGCCATGAATTACTCACGAGATCTTCAATCGTCAAAAACACTGGTGCATGATTTGGAAAAAGAACTGGAAGTGGTGAAGGAAGAAAATAAGTCAGTGCAGCAGAGAGTAAAAGAACTGCAGGATGTGCAAGCCAACTCAGTGGAATTGCATGATAGGGTCAAATCACTGACAGATGTGTTATCATCCAAAGACCAAG AAATCGAGGCCCTTATGCAAGCACTTGATGAGGAGGAGGTCCAAATGGAAGAGTTGACAAAAAAGAACGAGGAACTAGAAAAAGTCCTGCAACAGAAGAACATAGATTTAGAGAACCTTGAAGCTTCTCATGGGAAGGTTGTGAAAAAGCTTTCCATCACTGTGAGCAAGTTTGATGAGCTTCGTGATCTATCACAAAGTCTTCTTATCAAGATTGAACAGCTTCAATCAGAACTACAAGATCGGGATGCTGAGATTTCATTCTTAAGACAAGAGGTCACCAGATGCACCAATGATCTTCTTGCTGCATCACAAATGAACTCTAAAAGAGAATCAAATGAGATACATGAGTTTTTGACTTGGTTTGAGGGAATTGTTTCTTGTGTTGGGTTACCCCATCTGCATTTTGATATGAAGGACATTCAGGTGCCTGAATACAAGGAAATAATACAGAAAAAGCTTAGCTCTATTACATCTGAACTTGAGAACCTACGTGTGGCTGCACAAAGTAAGGATGAATTGTTGCAAGCAGAACGGACTAAAGTGGAGGAGCTAACACGCATGGAAGAAACCCTCAAGAAGACTTTGCAAGAGAAAGAATCCCTATTAAATTTGCTTGAAGGTGCAGGAGATGTGGATCATGCAGCTAGTGCAAACTCTGAAATTGTGCAAGTTGAACCTGTG ATAAACCAGTGGGCTGTACCAGGGAACTCCTCGGCTTCCCAAGTTCGTAGTTTGCGTAAAGTCAATAATGATCAAGTTGCTATTCATATAGATTCAGATGATGTTAGTAATAGTAGGTtagaagatgaagatgaagataaAG TTCATGGTTTCAAATCACTTACCACATCAAGAATTGTTCCAAGGTTTACAAGACCAGTATCTGACATGATAGATGGCTTATG GGTTTCTTGTGATCGGGCACTCATGCGACAACCTGCCTTACGGCTTGCCATTATGATCTATTGGGCTATATTGCATTCACTGTTAGCAGCTTTTGTATTTTGA